In a genomic window of Candidatus Chazhemtobacterium aquaticus:
- a CDS encoding LOG family protein: MPADKIGPFRRIRAVSFLGYADAHEGDGLYDSAKEVARMVAEHGLVVVNGGGPGVMRASTEGAHEGGGKAYVATFYPKHMENFEGKDPLNKADKEIIMNNYLDRTLKLLELGNAYILFNGGTGTVSEFGMAWGLAKLYLGRHKPLILYGSFWHTIMEAFAANMRIRPEALRVYRIVTTPEAAMEALWKYEMELLKGEHGEEVEMGNGENIEKAFIN; encoded by the coding sequence ATGCCAGCGGATAAGATTGGACCATTTAGGAGAATTAGGGCGGTGTCATTTTTGGGTTATGCCGATGCTCATGAGGGAGATGGTTTATATGACTCAGCAAAGGAGGTGGCGAGGATGGTGGCGGAACATGGTTTGGTAGTAGTAAACGGAGGGGGTCCAGGGGTGATGAGAGCTTCGACTGAAGGGGCTCATGAAGGGGGTGGTAAAGCATATGTGGCTACTTTTTATCCTAAACACATGGAGAACTTTGAGGGTAAGGATCCGTTAAACAAGGCAGATAAGGAAATCATCATGAATAATTATTTGGATCGAACCTTGAAGTTGTTGGAGTTAGGGAACGCTTATATTTTATTTAACGGAGGAACGGGAACGGTGAGTGAGTTTGGGATGGCATGGGGTTTGGCTAAGTTGTATTTAGGAAGACATAAACCACTGATTCTTTACGGTTCTTTTTGGCATACAATCATGGAGGCGTTTGCGGCTAATATGAGGATTAGGCCAGAGGCGCTAAGGGTATATAGGATAGTGACAACACCTGAGGCGGCGATGGAGGCATTGTGGAAGTATGAGATGGAGTTGCTAAAGGGTGAGCATGGAGAGGAGGTAGAGATGGGTAATGGTGAGAATATTGAGAAGGCTTTTATTAATTGA
- a CDS encoding RpiB/LacA/LacB family sugar-phosphate isomerase, translated as MKVVIGADHGGYQVKEVVKDWLVDRGIDVIDVGAVNYMAEDDFVDYAKQVAREVGGDKEVRGVVFCRNGVGVSIVANRFDGVRCALGFDVEQVRKARTDDDVNCLAIAADYSSEKVIKEMVEVFMKTEFSGEERFVRRLVKLDKLRFESD; from the coding sequence ATGAAAGTGGTGATAGGGGCGGATCATGGAGGGTATCAAGTTAAGGAAGTAGTGAAGGATTGGTTGGTTGATCGGGGTATTGATGTAATTGATGTAGGAGCAGTCAATTATATGGCCGAGGATGATTTTGTTGATTATGCTAAGCAAGTAGCTAGGGAGGTTGGTGGAGATAAGGAAGTGAGAGGTGTAGTTTTTTGTAGAAATGGGGTGGGGGTAAGTATTGTGGCGAATCGGTTTGATGGGGTGAGATGTGCTCTGGGTTTTGATGTGGAGCAGGTAAGAAAGGCGAGAACTGATGATGATGTTAATTGTTTGGCGATTGCGGCGGATTACAGTAGTGAGAAGGTGATAAAGGAGATGGTTGAGGTTTTTATGAAGACGGAGTTTAGTGGTGAGGAGAGGTTTGTTAGACGTTTGGTTAAGTTGGATAAATTACGATTTGAGAGTGATTAG
- a CDS encoding metal-sulfur cluster assembly factor produces MLKDQDVFNALKGVIDPELGINVVDLGLVYGVEINEEVVRVEMTLTSPGCPLAGLIDQMVKSAVGKLEGVERVELELVWDPLWIPAMMSEEVREEFGVGG; encoded by the coding sequence ATGCTGAAAGATCAAGATGTTTTTAATGCTTTAAAGGGAGTGATTGATCCTGAGTTGGGTATTAATGTAGTTGATTTGGGATTAGTGTATGGGGTGGAGATAAATGAGGAAGTGGTTAGGGTGGAGATGACTCTAACGAGTCCAGGATGTCCTTTGGCGGGGTTGATTGATCAAATGGTGAAGAGTGCTGTGGGTAAATTGGAAGGAGTGGAAAGAGTTGAGTTAGAGTTGGTATGGGATCCTCTTTGGATACCGGCGATGATGAGCGAGGAAGTACGTGAGGAGTTTGGGGTTGGAGGATGA
- a CDS encoding anti-sigma factor: MGMKRYGLVWGLVFLGLVAVGGWYWMTNRVEPEDVIEVGDNLEISEEVLERFRGMGAVSDTAERVELRPVEGESGFGVATREVTGGRLYHSVMADLPELGNGEFYEGWLIGGERRVNVGKLIKEKGGWLLEFVGDEGLVEYDLVVITLEVRDDKSPEKEVLKGTFK; this comes from the coding sequence ATGGGTATGAAAAGATATGGGTTGGTTTGGGGTTTGGTTTTTTTGGGTTTGGTGGCAGTTGGGGGTTGGTATTGGATGACAAATCGAGTTGAGCCAGAAGATGTAATTGAGGTGGGGGACAACTTGGAGATTAGTGAGGAGGTGCTTGAGAGATTTAGAGGAATGGGTGCGGTGTCTGATACGGCTGAACGAGTGGAGTTGAGGCCAGTGGAGGGGGAGTCAGGTTTTGGAGTTGCAACTCGAGAGGTAACGGGTGGGCGGTTGTATCATTCAGTGATGGCTGATTTGCCGGAGTTGGGTAACGGCGAGTTCTATGAAGGGTGGTTGATAGGCGGAGAGAGGAGAGTGAATGTGGGAAAGCTAATAAAAGAGAAAGGTGGTTGGTTACTTGAGTTTGTGGGCGATGAAGGGCTTGTGGAATATGATTTAGTTGTGATTACATTGGAGGTAAGGGATGACAAGTCTCCCGAGAAAGAAGTACTTAAAGGTACTTTTAAGTAG
- a CDS encoding DsbA family protein — protein sequence MNDAKLIFGVIGGSLLLLIVVALGMSRMTGDQMGGEVKEISGEERLVMGAEDAKVEVVEFSDFQCPACKAAQGLVKQVQNREGVRFVFRHMPLSSIHKNALIAAEAAEAAHDQGKFWEYHDLLFERQGEWAEEKEIEVKLSDYAEELGLDREMFVESLEEGRHKELVMNDYGEAMRLGVRGTPTFFVNGKQTAVGDLLRAVEAELAE from the coding sequence ATGAACGATGCTAAGTTGATTTTTGGAGTGATAGGAGGAAGTTTGTTGCTGTTGATTGTAGTAGCCTTGGGGATGAGTAGGATGACTGGAGATCAGATGGGTGGAGAGGTCAAAGAGATTTCGGGTGAGGAGAGGTTGGTAATGGGAGCGGAGGATGCTAAGGTAGAGGTGGTGGAGTTTAGTGATTTTCAGTGTCCTGCTTGTAAGGCGGCACAGGGATTAGTGAAACAAGTACAGAATAGAGAGGGAGTGAGATTTGTGTTTAGACATATGCCACTGTCAAGTATTCACAAGAATGCTTTGATTGCAGCTGAGGCAGCGGAAGCGGCACACGATCAAGGCAAGTTTTGGGAGTATCATGACTTGTTGTTTGAACGGCAAGGAGAATGGGCGGAAGAAAAAGAGATTGAGGTTAAGCTATCTGATTATGCTGAAGAATTGGGCTTGGATCGGGAGATGTTTGTTGAGTCACTTGAAGAGGGAAGGCATAAGGAGCTAGTGATGAATGATTACGGGGAAGCTATGAGATTGGGAGTGAGAGGGACACCGACATTTTTTGTTAACGGTAAGCAGACTGCAGTTGGAGATTTACTGCGAGCGGTGGAAGCAGAGTTGGCAGAATAG